The following coding sequences lie in one Oncorhynchus kisutch isolate 150728-3 linkage group LG27, Okis_V2, whole genome shotgun sequence genomic window:
- the LOC109872253 gene encoding BMP/retinoic acid-inducible neural-specific protein 3, producing MSCQGIGLRRLSVLLLWEGLALSLCCYWTGTWVVAAAAGPSDDGGTAGPMGWLLSDKGPFHHSLDFTESVERHQQGYTTRYKMFREFGRWKVNSLAVERRGGSGLAPPLDPDFMRTVRQLGRRPTLRRITETIIKKYGTHLLLSATLGGEESLTIFVDKRKLSRGPEPGAGAEGSSHNNTGAGVVTLEALHQLAASYFTDRENTLRRLHHLQIASTAIRVTETRTGPLGCSNYDNLDSVSSVLVHSPENKIQLQGLQVILPAYLRSRFVQAALSYIGCNSEGQFVCRASDCWCQCSPDFPQCNCPQTDLQALENNLLRLREAWTLANEEFEESEEFQSFVGRLPTQYAVNKSVVEHFWRTDGGLLQRYRQLETMRGLLLDKARHTANKLFSLIKRCRHQPRIVLHRERPLRYWLSYILSLLYCSENDHIGVYSEQTRSCSCPYHHSSCQGPVPCSVGEGPRCASCSPENRTRCSSCNPGFFLGQGLCRPAVPDPTDPYLGLESDRDLQDLELRYLLQRRDSRIALHAIFVSSDVRLNAWFDPSWRKRMLLTLKSNRYKSNRVHMLLGLSLQVCLTKNSTLEPALSVFVNPFGGSHSESWTMPIGQHGYPDWNRTKLDIPLDCYNWTLTLGNRWKSFFETVHFYLRSRIRDSGPGSGVGGHRNASRTYFEPPEGAVEPVEAYSSQNMGYMKINSMQLFGYSMHFDPDAIQDLILQLDYPYTQGSQDSALLQLVEVRYRVNRLSPPGAQPMDLFSCLLRQRLKLSSSEVTRILASLQAFSARQPNFVEYEATKLCS from the exons ATGAGCTGCCAGGGTATCGGTCTTAGACGACTGTCTGTGCTGCTCCTATGGGAGGGGCTCGCTCTGAGCCTGTGCTGCTACTGGACCGGGACTTGGGTTGTTGCTGCTGCAGCCGGGCCCAGTGATGATGGTGGTACCGCTGGGCCCATGGGCTGGTTGCTGTCGGACAAAGGGCCCTTCCACCACTCTTTGGATTTCACTGAGTCGGTGGAGAGACACCAACAGGGCTACACTACCAGATACAAGATGTTCAG GGAGTTCGGCCGATGGAAAGTCAACAGCCTGGCGGTGGAGAGGCGGGGCGGCAGCGGCCTGGCTCCGCCCCTTGACCCTGACTTCATGCGCACAGTCAGGCAGTTGGGGCGGCGGCCCACCCTCCGCAGGATCACTGAGACCATTATCAAGAAGTACGGGACTCACCTCCTGCTGTCCGCCACTCTTGGAG GGGAGGAGTCCTTGACGATATTTGTGGATAAGCGGAAGCTGAGCCGAGGCCCAGAACCAGGGGCTGGAGCTGAGGGCAGCAGCCACAACAATACGGGGGCTGGGGTGGTGACCCTGGAGGCCCTTCACCAGCTGGCTGCCTCCTACTTCACCGACAGGGAGAACACCCTGCGCCGTCTCCACCACCTCCAGATCGCCTCCACCGCCATCAGG GTGACTGAAACCAGGACAGGCCCCCTTGGATGCAGTAACTATGATAACCTTGACTCTGTCAGCTCAGTACTGGTCCACAGTCCAGAAAACAAAATCCAATTACAAG GACTCCAGGTCATTCTGCCAGCGTACCTGCGGAGCCGCTTCGTCCAGGCAGCCCTCAGCTACATCGGCTGCAACTCGGAGGGCCAGTTTGTGTGCAGGGCCAGTGACTGCTGGTGCCAGTGTAGCCCGGACTTCCCACAGTGCAACTGTCCACAGACGGACCTCCAGGCCCTGGAGAACAACCTGCTCCGCCTCAGAGAGGCCTGGACACTGGCCAACGAGGAGTTTGAGGAATCAG AGGAGTTCCAAAGCTTCGTCGGAAGGCTGCCAACCCAGTACGCGGTGAACAAATCTGTCGTGGAACACTTTTGGAGGACGGATGGGGGTCTGCTCCAGCGCTACAGGCAGCTGGAGACCATGAGAGGCCTGCTTCTCGACAAAGCGCGCCACACCGCTAACAAGCTCTTCAGTCTCATTAAGAGATGCCGCCATCAACCCAGAATTGTGCTGCACAGGGAGAG ACCCCTCCGCTACTGGCTGAGCTACATCCTGTCCCTCCTGTACTGCAGTGAGAACGACCACATCGGCGTGTACTCTGAGCAGACCAGGAGCTGTTCCTGCCCCTACCACCACTCTTCCTGCCAAGGCCCTGTCCCCTGCTCTGTGGGAGAAGGCCCCCGCTGTGCGTCTTGTTCCCCCGAGAACCGCACCCGCTGCTCCAGCTGCAACCCGGGCTTCTTTCTAGGCCAGGGGCTCTGCCGACCCGCCGTACCTGACCCCACGGATCCTTACCTGGGTTTGGAGAGCGACCGCGACCTTCAGGACTTGGAGCTGCGCTACCTACTCCAGCGCCGCGACTCGCGCATTGCCCTGCACGCCATCTTCGTCAGCAGCGATGTGCGCCTCAATGCCTGGTTTGACCCGTCGTGGCGGAAGAGGATGCTGCTGACGCTGAAGAGCAACCGCTACAAGTCCAACCGCGTGCACATGCTCCTGGGGTTGTCGCTCCAGGTGTGCCTGACCAAGAACAGCACGCTGGAGCCTGCGCTGTCCGTGTTCGTCAACCCGTTCGGGGGCAGCCACTCGGAGAGCTGGACCATGCCGATCGGCCAGCACGGCTACCCCGACTGGAACAGGACCAAGCTGGATATCCCCCTGGACTGCTACAACTGGACCTTGACACTGGGCAACCGGTGGAAGAGCTTTTTCGAGACCGTCCATTTCTACCTGAGGAGCCGCATTAGGGATTCGGGGCCAGGCTCAGGGGTTGGGGGACACAGAAACGCTAGTAGAACGTACTTTGAACCACCAGAGGGCGCCGTGGAACCTGTGGAGGCGTATTCATCCCAGAACATGGGCTACATGAAGATCAACAGCATGCAGCTGTTTGGATACAGCATGCACTTTGACCCAGACGCAATCCAGGACCTAATCCTGCAGTTGGACTACCCGTACACCCAGGGATCCCAGGACTCAGCCCTGCTGCAGCTGGTAGAGGTCCGCTATAGGGTCAACCGCCTCTCCCCTCCAGGGGCTCAGCCTATGGACCTGTTCTCGTGTCTGCTCCGTCAAAGACTGAAACTGTCCAGTTCAGAAGTGACCAGAATACTGGCTTCTCTACAGGCTTTCAGTGCCAGACAACCAAACTTTGTGGAGTACGAGGCAACCAAGCTATGTAGTTAA